In Desulfovibrio sp. 86, the following proteins share a genomic window:
- a CDS encoding nitrate reductase, giving the protein MSTSRRDFLKYFAMSAAMAAASGTGLTTLAHAADNKPEKWVKGVCRYCGTGCGVLVGVRDGKAVAIQGDPNNHNAGLLCLKGSLLIPVLNSKERVTQPMLRRQKGGKLEPVSWDEALDLMAAKFRHSIDTYGPNSVAWYGSGQCLTEESYVANKIFKGGFGTNNVDGNPRLCMASAVGGYVTTFGKDEPMGTYADMDQATCFFIIGSNTSEAHPVLFRRLARRKQVEPGVKIIVADPRRTNTSRIADMHIAFRPGTDLAFMHSMAWVIINEELDSPRFWQRYVTFMDAEGKPSDFEGYKAFLENYRPEKVAEICRVPVEQIYGAARAFAESSATMSLWCMGINQRVQGVFANNLIHNLHLLTGQICRPGATSFSLTGQPNACGGVRDGGALSHLLPAGRAIPNPKHRAEMEKLWGLPEGRIAPEPGYHTVALFEALGRGDVKCMIICETNPAHTLPNLNKVHKAMSNPESFIVCIEAFPDAVTLEYADLVLAPAFWCERDGVYGCGERRYSLIEKAVEPPAQCRPTVNTLVEFAKRAGVDPKLVNFNNAEDVWNEWRMVSKGTTYDFSGMTRARLRKESGLIWPCPSEDHPGTFLRYVRGQDPFVPADHPDRFFFYGKPDGKAVIWMRPAKGAAEEPDADYPLYLTSMRVIDHWHTATMTGKVPELQKANPSAFVEINEEDAANSGIKHGDNVILETRRDAMELPARVSDVCRPGLVAVPFFDPKKLVNKLFLDATDPASREPEYKICAARIRKA; this is encoded by the coding sequence ATGAGTACTTCACGTCGTGATTTTTTGAAATATTTTGCCATGTCAGCGGCCATGGCCGCGGCTTCGGGCACGGGACTGACCACATTGGCCCATGCGGCCGACAACAAGCCCGAAAAATGGGTCAAGGGCGTGTGCCGGTATTGCGGCACGGGCTGCGGGGTTCTTGTGGGCGTCAGGGACGGCAAGGCCGTGGCCATTCAGGGCGACCCCAACAACCATAACGCGGGCCTTTTGTGCCTCAAGGGCTCGCTGCTCATCCCCGTGCTCAATTCCAAGGAAAGGGTCACGCAGCCCATGCTGCGCCGCCAGAAGGGCGGCAAGCTCGAACCCGTGAGCTGGGACGAGGCCCTTGATCTCATGGCCGCAAAGTTCCGGCACAGCATAGACACTTACGGACCCAATTCCGTGGCCTGGTACGGCTCCGGCCAGTGCCTCACGGAAGAAAGCTATGTGGCCAACAAGATATTCAAGGGCGGGTTCGGCACCAACAATGTGGACGGCAACCCACGCCTGTGCATGGCCTCGGCCGTTGGCGGCTATGTGACCACCTTCGGCAAGGATGAGCCCATGGGCACCTATGCCGACATGGACCAGGCCACCTGTTTTTTCATCATCGGTTCCAACACGTCCGAGGCGCACCCGGTGCTTTTCCGACGCTTGGCCCGCCGCAAGCAGGTGGAGCCGGGCGTGAAGATCATTGTGGCTGATCCGCGCCGTACCAATACCTCGCGCATAGCGGACATGCACATCGCTTTTCGCCCGGGCACGGATCTGGCCTTCATGCACAGCATGGCCTGGGTCATCATCAATGAGGAGCTGGACAGCCCACGCTTCTGGCAGCGCTACGTCACCTTTATGGACGCCGAGGGCAAGCCTTCGGATTTTGAAGGCTACAAGGCTTTTCTTGAAAACTACCGGCCGGAGAAGGTGGCCGAAATATGCCGCGTGCCGGTTGAGCAGATTTACGGGGCCGCCCGCGCCTTTGCCGAATCCTCAGCCACCATGAGCCTTTGGTGCATGGGCATCAACCAGCGTGTGCAGGGCGTTTTTGCCAACAACCTCATCCATAACCTGCACCTGCTCACCGGGCAGATATGCCGCCCCGGGGCCACGTCGTTTTCGCTCACAGGGCAGCCCAACGCCTGCGGCGGCGTCCGCGACGGCGGCGCGCTTTCGCATCTGCTGCCCGCCGGGCGGGCCATCCCCAATCCCAAGCACCGGGCTGAAATGGAAAAACTGTGGGGCCTGCCCGAGGGGCGCATCGCGCCCGAACCGGGCTATCACACGGTGGCCCTGTTCGAGGCCCTTGGCAGGGGCGACGTCAAGTGCATGATCATCTGCGAGACAAACCCGGCCCACACCTTGCCCAACCTGAACAAGGTGCACAAGGCCATGTCCAACCCCGAATCCTTCATCGTCTGCATTGAGGCCTTTCCCGACGCGGTCACGCTGGAATATGCCGACCTCGTACTTGCCCCGGCTTTCTGGTGCGAGCGCGACGGCGTGTACGGCTGCGGCGAGCGCCGCTATTCGCTCATTGAAAAGGCCGTGGAGCCTCCGGCCCAGTGCCGCCCCACGGTCAACACCCTGGTGGAATTCGCCAAGCGCGCGGGCGTGGACCCCAAGCTTGTGAACTTCAACAACGCAGAGGACGTCTGGAACGAGTGGCGCATGGTCTCCAAGGGCACCACCTATGATTTTTCCGGCATGACACGGGCTCGCCTGCGTAAGGAGTCCGGCCTGATCTGGCCCTGCCCCAGCGAGGATCACCCCGGAACATTCCTGCGCTATGTGCGCGGGCAGGACCCCTTCGTTCCGGCAGACCACCCGGACCGGTTTTTCTTTTACGGCAAGCCCGACGGCAAGGCCGTGATCTGGATGCGCCCGGCCAAGGGCGCGGCAGAGGAGCCGGATGCCGACTATCCTCTGTACCTGACGTCCATGCGCGTCATTGACCACTGGCATACCGCCACCATGACGGGAAAGGTGCCGGAACTGCAAAAGGCCAATCCGTCTGCTTTTGTGGAAATAAATGAGGAAGATGCGGCAAATTCTGGCATCAAGCACGGAGATAACGTCATTTTGGAAACGCGGCGTGACGCCATGGAGCTGCCCGCGCGGGTCAGCGACGTCTGTCGGCCCGGACTTGTGGCGGTACCGTTTTTTGACCCCAAGAAACTGGTGAACAAGCTCTTTCTCGATGCCACCGACCCGGCATCGCGCGAGCCCGAATACAAGATATGCGCCGCGCGCATTCGCAAGGCATAG
- a CDS encoding cytochrome c3 family protein, whose amino-acid sequence MPYPRKRVWIIGCVIFVACVALAGGGVAYTSSTDFCLSCHEMRVYQEEMRFSSHAKDAQGQAIGCRQCHIPSGNIARMLGAKAWLGIRDVWVHSVDGGDDLNRAAMQPVARRFTDDANCRACHQNLTKNAKNDGPVSEEGRLAHENYEGKNGQSRSGCVGCHRNLAHLPVFDERIPANHTFAQKIKEIRP is encoded by the coding sequence ATGCCCTATCCACGAAAGCGCGTCTGGATCATAGGCTGCGTAATTTTTGTGGCATGTGTGGCTCTGGCTGGCGGCGGAGTGGCGTACACCTCCAGTACGGACTTTTGCCTTTCCTGTCATGAAATGCGCGTTTATCAGGAAGAGATGCGTTTTTCATCACATGCCAAGGACGCGCAGGGCCAGGCCATTGGCTGCAGGCAGTGCCACATTCCTTCGGGCAACATCGCCCGCATGCTCGGCGCCAAGGCGTGGCTGGGCATCAGGGATGTGTGGGTGCATTCCGTTGATGGCGGCGATGACCTGAACAGGGCGGCCATGCAGCCTGTGGCCCGCCGCTTCACCGATGACGCCAATTGCAGGGCCTGTCATCAAAACCTGACCAAAAACGCCAAAAACGACGGGCCTGTCTCCGAAGAGGGCAGACTGGCGCACGAAAATTATGAGGGCAAGAACGGTCAGTCCCGCAGCGGCTGTGTGGGGTGTCACCGCAATCTTGCCCACCTGCCCGTGTTTGACGAACGCATACCCGCCAACCACACGTTCGCTCAGAAAATCAAGGAGATCCGGCCATGA
- a CDS encoding lipoprotein-releasing ABC transporter permease subunit translates to MSFELFVALRYLFSRRKQTFIYIISLMSIMGVALGVGALVVVLGVYNGLTTDMRDKILGANAHAIVMSYLPSAFENDDGLLDRIRSVKGVTGATPFIYTEVMLSAGNGVKGVVLRGIDPESGPHVLSMLRQMRTGSAAALQKEGTPGLIIGEELAKRLGLVEGSRVNLLSPSGQKTASGYAPRIRPFEVVGIFKTGMFEYDSSLAFVSLAAARDVLGLPDKYLSGVELTVDDLFKADQTSARVATELGSPFYVRSWMEMNANLFAALKLEKIGMFILLTMVVLIGSFSIVTTLVMLVMEKTRDIAIMMSMGATRSMIRRIFMLQGSIIGVIGTLLGYALGLSLGWLLKRYQFIKLPENVYTLDHLPISITVTDVITVGVSAMLLCFLATLYPARQAARLEPAEALRYE, encoded by the coding sequence ATGTCATTTGAACTCTTCGTAGCCTTGCGCTACCTCTTTTCAAGGCGCAAACAGACCTTCATTTATATAATCTCACTCATGTCCATTATGGGCGTCGCGCTCGGCGTGGGCGCGCTGGTGGTCGTGCTGGGCGTTTATAACGGCCTGACCACCGACATGCGCGACAAGATCCTTGGCGCCAACGCGCACGCCATTGTCATGTCCTACCTGCCTTCGGCCTTTGAGAATGACGACGGACTGCTGGACCGCATCCGCTCGGTCAAGGGCGTCACCGGGGCGACCCCTTTTATTTACACTGAAGTGATGCTCTCCGCCGGAAACGGCGTAAAAGGCGTGGTGTTGCGCGGCATTGACCCGGAATCGGGCCCGCACGTGCTCTCCATGCTGCGCCAGATGCGCACAGGTTCGGCAGCCGCCCTGCAAAAGGAAGGCACGCCAGGGCTCATCATTGGTGAAGAACTGGCCAAAAGGCTGGGCCTTGTGGAAGGCAGCCGCGTGAATCTGCTTTCGCCCTCCGGGCAAAAAACGGCTTCAGGCTACGCGCCGCGCATCCGCCCCTTTGAAGTGGTGGGCATATTCAAGACAGGCATGTTTGAATACGACTCCTCGCTGGCCTTTGTGAGCCTGGCTGCCGCGCGCGACGTGCTTGGCCTGCCGGACAAATACCTTTCCGGCGTGGAGCTCACCGTTGACGACCTTTTCAAGGCGGATCAGACCTCGGCGCGCGTGGCCACCGAACTTGGCTCGCCCTTCTACGTGCGCTCCTGGATGGAAATGAACGCCAACCTCTTTGCGGCCCTCAAGCTGGAAAAGATCGGCATGTTCATACTGCTGACCATGGTGGTGCTTATAGGCTCTTTCTCCATCGTGACGACCCTTGTCATGCTGGTGATGGAAAAAACGCGCGACATTGCCATCATGATGTCCATGGGGGCAACGCGCAGCATGATACGGCGCATATTCATGCTCCAGGGCAGCATCATCGGCGTCATCGGCACGCTGCTGGGCTATGCCCTGGGTCTTTCGCTGGGGTGGCTGCTCAAGCGCTACCAATTCATCAAACTGCCTGAAAACGTATATACGCTTGACCATCTGCCCATCAGCATCACCGTTACCGACGTGATCACCGTCGGGGTCAGCGCCATGCTGCTGTGTTTTCTGGCCACCCTTTACCCGGCACGCCAGGCCGCCCGCCTTGAACCGGCGGAAGCCCTGCGCTACGAATAG
- a CDS encoding ABC transporter ATP-binding protein, with protein sequence MSALYKFSNVSKNFSAPGEDLEILKNINLVVEEGEALAIVGTSGSGKSTLLHLMGALDTPSTGAVFFDGQDMARMTPDQKAAFRNRTLGFVFQFHHLLPEFSAVENVAMPAIIGGERQAVIMSKAREMLERVGLSARMESKISTLSGGERQRVAIARAVLMRPRVLLADEPTGNLDEGTGAQVGTLMNELNRELGMTLVVVTHNRELAAGMGRTLELKAGTLYEKNVA encoded by the coding sequence ATGTCCGCACTCTACAAATTTTCCAACGTGAGCAAAAACTTTTCCGCACCGGGTGAAGATCTTGAAATTCTCAAGAATATCAATCTGGTCGTGGAAGAAGGCGAGGCTCTTGCCATCGTGGGAACTTCCGGCTCCGGCAAGAGCACCCTCTTGCATCTTATGGGTGCTCTTGATACTCCAAGTACGGGCGCTGTCTTTTTTGACGGTCAGGACATGGCGCGCATGACGCCTGACCAGAAGGCGGCCTTCCGCAACAGAACACTGGGCTTCGTTTTTCAGTTTCATCATCTCTTGCCGGAATTTTCGGCAGTGGAGAACGTGGCCATGCCGGCCATAATCGGCGGTGAACGCCAGGCCGTCATCATGTCCAAGGCCCGCGAAATGCTCGAACGCGTGGGTCTTTCGGCTCGTATGGAAAGCAAGATTTCCACGCTTTCAGGCGGCGAAAGGCAAAGGGTGGCCATTGCCCGCGCGGTGCTGATGCGCCCGCGAGTTCTGCTGGCCGATGAGCCCACCGGCAATCTGGACGAAGGCACCGGAGCGCAGGTGGGCACACTCATGAACGAACTTAACCGCGAACTGGGCATGACACTCGTGGTCGTGACGCACAATCGGGAGCTGGCCGCAGGCATGGGCCGCACTCTGGAACTGAAAGCGGGGACACTGTATGAAAAAAATGTTGCGTAA
- the bamA gene encoding outer membrane protein assembly factor BamA translates to MKKMLRNLLSNILCITALACAVQLAPVAAEAAQGPLVLVLPFQVNAGPDMPNAARDVPQIIADQLKQNGMSVVPMNAARQLQQRHGENIDLATARALGRQAGAQLVIYGSFNQLGDGFSMDTRLVPVQQGEAVPAGFERNSLVALSDCASTLASRAAEMTKASSPAPAPQLADNGPGFVPMGAPAAAKGGLADVQVRGMNVMDPDTVLMRLTIRKGDTPDAHAINEEVKRIWEMGYFSDVQATLEGNVLVFTVVEKPRIDSIVVEGSKGISKDDVLAAMGTRTGNVLNEQVLSDDLQKITELYRKEGYYLAKANYRLEDRHSGRGAVLVINVDEGNKLYVKEVNIEGLKTLNKGDIEKYMALKPRGMFSWLTGTGVLKDEYLERDTNAIAAFGLNEGYVDIQVSAPQVDYKDDGIYVTYVVNEGPRYTVRNVVFAGDVIDSEDKMLEVVQMDDWQKSNKYFSLTVMQEDSKRLTDYYADYGYAFAEVDTKLMKADDGSDQVDVGYLINKKQKVFIRRLVVEGNTKTRDNVILREMRLGDGDMYEGAKLRRSNERLNRLRYFGAVDMELVPTGQEDEVDLKVKVKEANTGAIMGGIGYSSYYDVGVSASIMERNLFGRGYWLQLQGFFSWRRTSGTLSFTNPRVYDTDLSFGNDIYYTHDYWDNFTKDTIGDTVRFGYPIGEYTTVGTAYRLERYHLYDVSDTSSPYIKDYKGINWTSAISGRILRDTTDSKERPTKGTISRLWAEYGGGGLGGTDNFIKSVADWQGFWSFNPQNTIHLRGRVGGVFQNTDNKVPVFERFWVGGMDTIRGYSYSDLSPRDYKHGGEQIGGDRMGVANLEYIWTFQKELGLAIVPFVDSGFNIDSKTMAQDWDKYIVASSGLELRWRSPMGDLRIAYGIPMVQDYDKEMPTGRIEFSMGQFF, encoded by the coding sequence ATGAAAAAAATGTTGCGTAATCTTCTCTCTAACATCCTCTGCATTACAGCTCTGGCTTGCGCTGTGCAGCTTGCGCCCGTAGCGGCGGAAGCCGCCCAGGGACCTCTGGTTCTTGTGCTGCCCTTTCAGGTCAATGCCGGGCCGGATATGCCCAATGCCGCCCGGGATGTGCCCCAGATCATTGCCGACCAGCTCAAACAGAACGGCATGAGTGTCGTGCCGATGAATGCGGCGCGGCAGTTGCAGCAACGACACGGCGAGAACATTGATCTCGCCACAGCGCGCGCTCTGGGCCGTCAGGCTGGCGCGCAGCTTGTCATATACGGCAGCTTCAACCAGCTTGGCGACGGCTTCAGCATGGATACGCGCCTTGTTCCCGTGCAGCAGGGCGAAGCCGTGCCCGCGGGTTTTGAGCGCAACTCACTGGTCGCCCTCAGCGACTGTGCCAGCACCCTCGCCAGCCGCGCGGCCGAAATGACCAAGGCCAGCAGCCCCGCTCCCGCGCCGCAACTGGCGGACAACGGCCCCGGATTCGTGCCCATGGGCGCGCCCGCTGCCGCCAAGGGCGGCCTTGCCGACGTGCAGGTGCGCGGCATGAATGTTATGGACCCTGACACAGTGCTCATGCGCCTGACCATCCGCAAGGGTGACACCCCCGATGCCCACGCCATCAACGAAGAGGTGAAGCGCATCTGGGAAATGGGCTATTTCAGCGACGTGCAGGCCACCCTTGAGGGCAATGTGCTCGTCTTTACCGTGGTGGAAAAGCCCCGCATCGACAGCATCGTGGTGGAAGGCTCCAAGGGCATCAGCAAGGATGACGTCCTTGCGGCCATGGGCACCAGAACCGGCAACGTGCTCAACGAGCAGGTGCTTTCCGACGACCTGCAGAAAATTACCGAGCTGTACCGCAAGGAAGGCTACTACCTCGCCAAGGCCAACTACCGCCTTGAAGACCGCCATAGCGGTCGCGGGGCTGTTCTCGTCATCAATGTGGACGAAGGCAACAAGCTCTACGTCAAAGAAGTCAATATCGAAGGCCTCAAGACCCTGAACAAGGGCGACATTGAAAAATACATGGCCCTCAAGCCGCGCGGCATGTTCTCGTGGCTGACGGGAACCGGCGTGCTCAAGGATGAATATCTTGAGCGCGACACCAACGCCATCGCCGCCTTCGGCCTCAACGAGGGCTATGTTGACATTCAGGTGAGCGCTCCCCAGGTCGATTACAAGGATGACGGCATCTACGTCACCTATGTGGTCAACGAAGGCCCCCGCTATACTGTCCGCAACGTGGTTTTCGCGGGCGACGTCATCGACAGCGAAGACAAGATGCTTGAAGTCGTGCAGATGGACGACTGGCAGAAGTCCAACAAGTACTTCTCCCTTACTGTCATGCAGGAAGACTCCAAGCGTTTGACCGACTATTACGCCGACTACGGCTACGCCTTTGCCGAGGTGGACACAAAACTGATGAAGGCCGATGACGGCAGCGATCAGGTGGATGTGGGCTACCTCATCAACAAAAAGCAGAAAGTTTTCATCCGCCGTCTGGTGGTCGAAGGCAACACAAAAACGCGTGACAACGTCATCCTGCGCGAAATGCGCCTCGGTGACGGGGATATGTATGAAGGCGCCAAGCTGCGCCGCTCCAATGAACGCCTGAACCGCCTGCGCTACTTCGGCGCTGTGGATATGGAGCTCGTCCCCACCGGACAGGAAGACGAGGTCGACCTCAAGGTCAAGGTCAAGGAAGCCAATACCGGCGCCATCATGGGCGGTATCGGCTACTCCAGCTACTATGACGTGGGCGTGAGCGCCTCCATCATGGAGCGCAACCTCTTTGGTCGCGGCTACTGGCTGCAGTTGCAGGGCTTCTTCTCCTGGCGGCGCACGTCGGGCACCCTGTCCTTCACCAACCCGCGCGTGTATGACACCGACCTCTCCTTCGGCAACGACATTTACTACACCCACGACTACTGGGACAACTTCACCAAGGACACCATAGGCGACACAGTGCGCTTCGGATATCCCATCGGTGAATACACCACCGTGGGCACAGCGTACCGCTTGGAACGCTACCACCTCTATGACGTGTCCGACACCAGCTCGCCCTACATCAAGGACTACAAGGGCATTAACTGGACCAGCGCCATTTCGGGACGCATCCTGCGCGACACGACCGACAGCAAGGAACGTCCCACCAAGGGCACCATCTCGCGCCTGTGGGCTGAATACGGCGGCGGCGGCCTCGGCGGCACGGACAACTTCATCAAATCCGTTGCCGACTGGCAGGGCTTCTGGTCCTTTAACCCGCAAAACACCATTCACCTGCGTGGGCGCGTCGGCGGCGTGTTCCAGAACACCGACAACAAGGTTCCCGTGTTCGAACGCTTCTGGGTCGGCGGCATGGATACCATCCGTGGCTACTCCTATTCCGACCTTTCACCGCGCGACTACAAGCACGGTGGCGAACAGATCGGCGGCGACCGCATGGGCGTTGCCAACCTCGAATACATCTGGACCTTCCAGAAGGAACTGGGGCTGGCTATCGTTCCCTTTGTGGACTCCGGCTTCAACATCGACTCCAAAACAATGGCTCAGGACTGGGACAAGTACATCGTCGCCTCCTCTGGCCTGGAACTTCGCTGGCGTTCACCCATGGGCGACCTTCGTATAGCCTACGGCATCCCCATGGTGCAGGATTACGACAAGGAAATGCCCACCGGCAGAATCGAATTCAGCATGGGCCAGTTCTTCTAG
- a CDS encoding N-acetylmuramoyl-L-alanine amidase, with amino-acid sequence MARKENPSPTQGPPKARTQSRSPSPRPPQDTPEGRSQGQGAAPGQARHGIRRLAPPVFFLLALCLLVVFFYDTGYTSLPPTGKRYDTAKAGIETLRLDAKKANLREPWEKLAAEFRAIYDADPGWPNRPAALFRAAESLEELARRSFAKADARKAIECYEAVAMRHADSRLADDALFHAARLRAAWLKDDKGALELLNRIKTQYPKGDMLPEALALEKTLLASAQGRTAPEARQVAAAEAKPSIEDQASSPSAQDKDKKRAEAGASAAPSPVTSAQAAPGVPALATAPAVLLPQDQILPRYRKAKADMESLSADKARSCWRQPWEELSAEFLLIYQSRKNWAISPGALFRAASSQESLANCSHLATEYRQARDLYLNLAQEFPKSALADDALLRAAVIEADRLNQPQEALELLDAIATLYPQGDMLPQAKTLRQRLSGGTDVAAAPVGKAGTAPTPATPPEVHTLSWNSLSKNSVEIVLDLSSPARYRARLEEGKKGAGSSLYLEFDDASVVKDVRQGVTVKGSLLQSVRVSDRKGGGAVMQFSFRDVRRFDTQAESNPCRIVLHVAAGNTPLPSRQGAGAGFAGQDKPRDQANAPDEPRHVNDMARQLGLTVRTVFIDAGHGGRDPGTHHNGILERVITLDVATTLGRLLQANGVDVVYSRTNDTGLSLRERTTRANEAGADLFVSIHINANDDKSVNGFETYYLDLAQNAEAARVAALENAGSDHRLGDMQKMLADVMLTARVDESKKLAQDVQRITLSRLKKREYTVRNNGVKSAPFHVLLGAQMPAVLVELGYCTHAEEARNLANAKYRLTLAEGLAEGILAYKDRLLKKRTAQNSLTPESAGAM; translated from the coding sequence GTGGCCCGCAAAGAAAACCCATCCCCTACTCAGGGCCCTCCAAAGGCCCGGACGCAATCCCGGAGCCCGTCGCCACGGCCTCCCCAGGATACGCCTGAGGGCAGGTCGCAAGGGCAAGGCGCGGCCCCCGGTCAGGCCAGGCACGGCATCAGACGTCTTGCCCCGCCAGTGTTTTTTCTGCTGGCTCTCTGCCTGCTGGTGGTTTTCTTTTATGACACAGGTTATACGTCCTTGCCGCCCACGGGCAAACGCTACGATACCGCCAAGGCTGGCATCGAAACGCTGCGCCTGGACGCCAAAAAGGCCAACCTGCGCGAACCCTGGGAAAAACTGGCTGCGGAATTTCGCGCCATCTATGATGCCGACCCAGGCTGGCCCAACCGCCCCGCCGCCCTTTTTCGCGCTGCGGAAAGCCTTGAGGAACTGGCCCGCCGCTCCTTTGCCAAGGCTGATGCCCGCAAGGCCATAGAATGTTACGAGGCCGTGGCCATGCGCCACGCCGACAGCCGCCTTGCCGACGACGCCCTTTTTCACGCCGCCAGACTGCGCGCGGCATGGCTCAAGGATGACAAGGGCGCGCTGGAACTTCTCAACCGCATCAAGACCCAGTATCCCAAGGGCGACATGCTGCCCGAAGCCCTGGCCCTGGAAAAAACCCTTCTGGCTTCGGCGCAGGGGCGCACTGCCCCTGAAGCCCGGCAGGTCGCCGCCGCTGAAGCCAAACCTTCCATTGAAGACCAGGCCTCAAGCCCCTCAGCCCAGGACAAGGATAAAAAACGCGCTGAGGCAGGCGCGTCTGCCGCGCCCTCCCCAGTGACGTCAGCCCAAGCTGCGCCAGGGGTCCCCGCTCTGGCGACAGCCCCCGCCGTCCTCCTGCCCCAGGATCAGATCTTGCCGCGCTACCGCAAGGCCAAGGCCGACATGGAAAGCTTGAGCGCCGACAAGGCACGCTCCTGCTGGAGGCAACCCTGGGAAGAACTGTCGGCGGAATTTCTGCTTATTTATCAAAGCCGCAAAAACTGGGCCATCTCGCCCGGCGCGCTCTTTCGTGCGGCTTCAAGCCAGGAATCCCTCGCCAACTGCTCCCACCTCGCGACGGAATACCGTCAGGCACGCGACCTTTACCTGAACCTCGCACAGGAATTTCCCAAAAGCGCTCTGGCGGACGATGCCCTCCTTCGGGCCGCAGTCATTGAGGCAGACCGGCTGAACCAGCCGCAGGAAGCCCTTGAGCTGCTTGACGCCATCGCCACCCTGTATCCGCAGGGCGACATGCTGCCGCAAGCCAAAACCCTGCGGCAGCGCCTTTCCGGCGGGACTGATGTTGCCGCCGCGCCCGTGGGCAAAGCTGGCACGGCTCCCACCCCGGCCACACCCCCTGAAGTCCACACGCTTTCCTGGAATTCACTGAGCAAAAACTCTGTGGAAATCGTGCTGGATCTCTCCTCTCCGGCCCGCTATCGCGCCCGGCTGGAAGAAGGCAAAAAAGGCGCAGGCTCCAGCCTGTATCTGGAATTTGACGATGCCTCCGTTGTCAAAGATGTGCGCCAGGGCGTCACGGTCAAGGGCAGCCTTTTGCAGTCCGTCCGCGTGAGCGACCGCAAGGGCGGCGGCGCGGTGATGCAGTTCAGCTTTCGGGATGTGCGGCGCTTTGACACACAGGCAGAAAGCAACCCCTGCCGCATAGTGTTGCACGTGGCGGCGGGCAATACCCCTCTGCCCTCCCGCCAGGGCGCGGGAGCGGGCTTTGCCGGGCAGGACAAGCCGCGTGACCAGGCAAACGCGCCCGACGAGCCTCGGCATGTCAACGACATGGCCCGCCAGCTGGGCCTCACGGTGCGCACGGTCTTCATTGACGCCGGGCATGGCGGACGTGACCCTGGCACCCACCACAACGGCATTCTTGAACGTGTCATCACTCTGGACGTGGCCACGACCCTCGGGCGCTTGCTGCAAGCCAACGGAGTTGACGTGGTCTACAGCCGCACCAACGACACCGGTCTTTCCCTGCGCGAACGCACAACACGCGCCAATGAGGCGGGGGCAGACCTTTTTGTCTCCATCCACATCAACGCCAATGACGACAAGTCGGTCAACGGCTTTGAAACCTACTATCTTGATCTGGCCCAAAATGCCGAAGCCGCGCGTGTTGCGGCACTGGAAAACGCTGGCAGCGATCATCGTCTTGGTGATATGCAAAAGATGCTGGCGGATGTGATGCTTACTGCAAGAGTAGATGAATCAAAAAAACTTGCTCAGGATGTTCAGCGTATTACCCTTTCCAGATTGAAAAAACGCGAGTATACTGTACGTAACAATGGCGTCAAATCCGCGCCCTTCCATGTTCTGCTTGGCGCGCAGATGCCGGCGGTGCTGGTTGAGCTGGGCTATTGCACCCACGCCGAAGAAGCCCGGAACCTCGCCAACGCCAAATACCGGCTGACATTGGCTGAAGGGCTGGCCGAGGGCATACTTGCATATAAAGATCGACTGTTAAAAAAGCGGACAGCCCAGAATTCCTTGACGCCGGAAAGCGCTGGTGCTATGTGA
- a CDS encoding OmpH family outer membrane protein, translating into MRKVLMMTLVVCMLMAGTALAADSNAVPAAKIGVVDMQTVATQSDPAEAAKKQMEDKFGKERSALEKQGEALKNKAEALKNPKVSEEKKLEFIRSKQDLDQKTRNFLRKVEQEEVKLRQDMVTLVFSATYEVARAKGFNFVVDVTAGGVLYADQSMDLTQDVLTEVNKLYKEKKNDKGGKK; encoded by the coding sequence ATGCGCAAGGTTTTGATGATGACCTTAGTGGTCTGCATGCTCATGGCTGGAACGGCGCTTGCGGCTGACAGCAATGCCGTGCCGGCTGCCAAAATTGGCGTTGTGGACATGCAAACGGTGGCCACTCAGAGCGATCCCGCCGAAGCTGCCAAAAAGCAGATGGAAGACAAGTTCGGCAAAGAACGTTCTGCTCTTGAAAAGCAGGGCGAAGCTCTGAAAAATAAGGCCGAAGCTCTCAAGAATCCCAAGGTTAGCGAAGAAAAGAAGCTTGAGTTTATTCGCTCCAAGCAGGATCTGGACCAGAAGACCCGTAACTTCCTGCGCAAGGTTGAACAGGAAGAAGTCAAACTGCGCCAGGACATGGTTACTCTGGTTTTCAGCGCCACCTATGAAGTGGCCCGCGCCAAGGGTTTCAACTTCGTGGTTGACGTGACCGCCGGCGGCGTTCTGTATGCCGACCAGTCTATGGATCTGACCCAGGACGTGCTCACCGAAGTGAACAAGCTTTATAAAGAAAAGAAGAACGACAAGGGCGGCAAAAAATAG